The window GCTGCCGCCTTTGCCACCGGCGAGGCATTCGCCACAGCGACGCCGACACCCGCCGCCTCGATCATGGGGCAATCGTTCTCCTCGTCGCCCACAGCAATCGTATCTTCAAGCGGGACCTTGTAATACTCGGCCATGAACCGCACCGCATCGCCCTTGTTGCTCTGCATGTGCGAAAACTCGAGCATTTCCGGCTTGCTGAACACGTCAAAGAGCTTGCCCGCTGTCGTCTTGCGCATCTCGGCTCGGAAATCCACAAGGCTCGAATGGTCAAACGGCGTAATGATATTCACCTTGATGGGCGGCTTCACCACCACATTGATAAACTCGCCGTAGTATTCGCGGATATCCTTCACGACAACGTAATCCATCTTCATCAGGCGGCAATACGTCTTGAGCTGTTCCGTTTCGTATTCCGAAACCACAAAGTCGCCCGAATACGTGTGCGCATGCATACCGTAGCGGTGCGCCGCATCCATGATGAATTTCACCTCGTCAACAGGAATATACCGCGTGAGAATCGCGTTCTCGGTCGCATAATCGTAAATCAACCCGCCGTTGAAACTCACCAAGAAAAAGCCCGGCTTGTCGAAGCCGTACTTTTGCGCCAGTTGCTTTGCGCTCGTGAGCGGGCGCCCCGTGCAAAGCACCAACTTGTGCCCGCGAGAAAGCATGCCCTCGATAGCGGCCATATCCGCATCAAGGATGCGCTTGTCATCAGTCAGGAGTGTTCCGTCCAGGTCGGTAAAAAGGAGTTTCATCAAGCCCAAATTTAGAAAACGATTTGCTCTACTAACTATAAAAAAAAAATGAGAGCCAAGAACGATAGACTCTAGCCGCCCTGCATTTCTTTCTTGTACATTTCTTCTATGTACGCGGGCCCTTCGCACCAGAGTTTTTGCTCTTCGTCATAAAGCTGGCGTGCCGTGCGAGAACTCAAGAATTCCGGCATCAATTCCGTCGCAGAGCGTCCCTGCTCGTGAGCAAGGTCCATCACCACCATAGAAATCAACATGTCTATGGCCGCATCAATCCGCTCCCGTGTCACAGCCATACACATTCCTCTTTCTGGAAACCGAGGCAAAGGAGCGACTCATTTGTTCTAAAGCAATATTGATTTTTGAGCCTTTCTGGAATTAAAAGGGAAATACACAAATCGTCCGCTTCTTTAGAGCCAACCGTACCATAAGCGCCAAGCATGTAGGCGGCAATGGTCAAGTTCGTCGCATCATTGGCTATTTTGCCACCAATGATATCATACCTTTGGCATTCCTGAACAATATCTTCGAATGACGACTTTCGCCTATGCCCTACCACACAGTGGAGCCAAGACGTATCGGCGACAGGAAAAATTTTCTCACGGATTTCGCCGTTCCTGTTAAAAATAAACGACGACACAACACCAGATTTTTGATCGACGCTTACCTTCCCGCCATCAAGAGCGTGACGAAGGCTTATCTTCGCAAATGACCTCGCCTGCTCAATATCCGTAGTCAGATAAAAGCCCTGTCCGAAGTCCTTGTACTTGGCACATTTTGCAAGATCAGGTTCATGGACAGCACAATAACTACCATGATAGAGGACCGTTCCGTCAACTAGTTCAGCGACCAATGACTGCCCCCTTTGTCTCGAGGTATTGGCGGACATCATCCAGGACCGCAAAATCCCCTTCAATATGGAAAAGGTCCCAGAACTTTTCGATATAGGTGTATACACCATATTTCTGGAACAAGGCATTGACCGCCTGCATGGTCAGGCACCATTCCTGCGTCGCCAACCTGACAAGCCTCGCCTGCATAAAGGTTATTTGAGTTTCCTTTCCCATATTATGAGCATAATATAGATTGATTGTATGGAAAAATCAAGCGACACCTCGCTTGAGGCCCATTTTTCGGCTTATTTCTATTACACACTAAACTAGGAGAAGGCAAGCCAAAACGTCAAGAATCCATCCGTTTTTTTCCGCACAAAACCGTTTGCGAAGCCGCATATATAAAGGTATATTCAGAAAGTACATCTTATAGTGACCCTTTATGAGCCGCAGAAAAAACAAAAAAAGACCTGGCGAACCAGGTCTCTTCACATTTCTGTTCTACAAGATTACTTCTTCTGGAGCGGAGTATCCTTGATGAGTTCTTCGACAAGATTTTCAACGTTCTTGTCCCAGTCACCCTTCGTCATGGCAAAGCCGAGACCGACGCGAGCCTTGAAGGTACCGCTGGTCACGACCTGCTTTTCAGCAGCCTTGGCATAGGAGTATTCGCCGGAATACTGGAGGTAGGTCCTGGTTTCAGCGCTGGTCGGGCCAGTCATCTTCGTTTCGGAGATGCGATCCACTTCGAAGTTGCTGATAGTAAGGACGAGACCGTCGAGACCTTCAACTTCGTCAAACTTGGGAGACGGAATGGAGAATTCCTTCTTGCCGAGCTTGGTCACGGCGAAATTGAAAGCGCCAGCTTCCTTCTGTTCGAACTTGGCGGTAACGCCAGCCTGCTTCTGGAATTCTTCGCCCATTCTCTTTTCCATCCAGCCGGAGAAATTGTCGGCATATTCAGGAAGGTCGTCAGTGACATCGCTGCCATTCTTGACGAGAGGTTGAGTGTAAAGAACAGTCACAGAAGTAGCCGGTTCAGTCCAAGACGGGGCAACATTCTTCAAACCGGCCTTGGCACAACCGAAAAACATAAATGTGGAAGCGCAAAGAGCGAGAGTGATTAGTTTTTTCATTTTTTCCTCCAAGGAAAATAAGGAAGTGTGGTGGTTATTGCTGCGAGCAATAATAACAAAACATATCTTTAAAAAACGATTCTGACGGCTAAAGTTTGTAAATTTAAATTTACTCACAAACAAGAATCTTTTCATACAACAGCCAGCTTCTTATATATTTCTTTCATTTTTACGTCATAAACTAAAGACAAATCGCCGTAACATAAGGAATAACAAGGAGTTCCAAGATTCCGCTAATCAACGCTACATCACGAACAATGCAAGTATATCAGAAAGTATATCCTATAGAGGCTTTCCATGAACTGAGGAAAAACACCTTGCCCCTAGCCTACTTTCCATTCTTCTGTGATTGCGCAGAAGAATTCTTTACTCCAGAGGGATAACTTATCGCTATCGGCGATGAACGGGCGGACATCGCGCTTCGCCTCGTCGAAATCGACGGAGTTGAAACGCTCGTTTAGCAATTCTTTGAGTTTCGCGAAGGTCAAAGTTTCTGCGGATTTCCAGTGTCCCGTTTTTCTGATTTTTTCCGTACCAAATCGCTTGCGAAGCCGCATAAATAAAGGTATATTCAGAAAGTATATCTTATAGAAGCTCTTTATGAACCGAAGAAAAACAAAAAAGATGCCATGGGTTATTCAAGCTGATATAGGAATTTTGTACTAATGAGTAAATTTATGATTTGCCTTTTTATGGTCACGATTTCGTTTGCCGAAGAATGCGAACACTCTATACAATCCGAAAAAAAATGGATAATCCCCCAGTTAGATGAATCAAAATGCGACGGAGAGTATTTTTTTCGAAATGGTGCGGGGTACATCGTCACATTTTGCATAGAAGACATTAAAAAAGAATGCATATCACAACAAAAAAAGTTATCAATTAACTCTTGCGATATTACAGAAGAGAATTTGTACACGGATTTTTTGAATAATGAGAAATCACATAAGGTACTATTCAATTTGTTAAAGACGGGGCATTTTTCACTTACTAAAGATGAAAAGAAACTAAAAAAGGCTTTTTGGGCAAAATACAAAATGCATTGTCATCATGGAGGAACTATTGGAGAAGGTGTTTTTTCGGAGGATAATGTTTTTTTATACGAGCAAGTCCTGGATATAATTTGGTAAAAATGATTATTGGGCTTGCCTATGAGATGATTACATCACGAACAACGCGATAGCGAGGAGCACGAATACGCAGCCGCTGAACCAGTTGAGGTTGCGGTTTGCCTTGGGGCTATTGAGCAAGAAGTTCTTGACCGTTCCCGCCAAAAGGGCTATGGAGCCGAACACGATGAAGGTCGCCACGACGAATTCCACGCCGAGAATAGCCATCTGGAGCGACGGGCTCAGGGCAGAATCCATCCGGACCGCAGGCGGGATGAACGAAAGCGCAAAAAGAACGGCCTTCGGGTTCGTGAGGTTCATGATGATGCCGCGCAAGTAAAGTTTGCGGAACGACAAGCCGGAGGATTCTCCCCCCTCTCGTCTCTCGTCTAAACCAACTTCTCGCTCGTCTCTCGTCTCTCGTCTCTCGTCTAACTTCACCACTCCCGCACGGACCTGGAAGCTCTTGTACGCCAAATACAGCAGGTAGGCGGCCCCGCAGCACTGCAACACAAAGAACGCCACCGGACTCGCCGCGATCAATGCGGAAACGCCCACAATCAAGAGCGTCGTCTGCACGGCAATCCCGGTGCAAAGCCCACAAATCACGCAAATGCCGGCGCGCGTCCCGTGAGTCGCGCTCTGCGCAAGCACGAACAAGTTGTCCGGCCCCGGCGCGATGGCGACAACTAAAGCGGCAATAAAAAATTCAAACATATTTACAGGCTTTTCAAGAAGCTATCCGCATCCATCTCATCCAGGCTCTTTTGCAGCTGGGCCAACGTTTCGTCCGAGATAGAGGGCAAGTGGGGCGCGTTACGTTCCGAGGCGCGCTCGTTGGAGGCATCCACCATCTTTTTCAGCGAATCCGCGACATCGCTCACCGAATCGCCATGCTTCATGACGACGTTCAGGACCTTTGTCAGGCGTTTGCGCAAGTGTTCGAATTCGTCCCGGTCCAGTTCCGAGATTTCTCCGTGGAAATACATCAGCGGGACATTGCACCTTGCACAAGGGAATATCATCATGTTCGAGATATCACCGTCGAACTGGACGTTGAAGGAAGCTCCGCAATGGGGACAGCCGATATGCATTTCACTCATGTCCAAAATGTAGAAATTTTCGCCAGCGCAAGCCAAAAGCCACGGATTATTTTATCTTTCCCACGTCCAACCTGCTTTTTGTGCGCCCATTCTGATTTTTTGCATTTTTCACCCGTTTTAGCCAAGTTACACACCTAAAAACACCTTCGCCCTCCACCGAATACCATGCTTTGCCGTTGGCTCTATCACGTAACCAGTCTTGAACTTTTCGACGGACGACTTTTCCGCGCCGGTTCCGCCGCGATGCTTTCCATCATCCTCGTCCTCTTCTTCATGCCCAAGTACATCCGCCTGCTGCAGAGAATCGACGCGACGAGCGACTTCGACAAGGACGGCAAGACAAAATCCCCCCCGATCATGGGCGGGCTGCTCCTGGTGGTCGTGGTCGAGATTGTCTCGCTGCTCGTGTGCAACATGAACGGCTATACCATATCTACGCTGGTCATCTTGCTCCTGTTCAGCACTGTGGGCGCCATCGACGATATCGCGAAAGTCCGTGCCAAGCGCCTCATCAACCAAGGCCGCATCAAGGCGGCCGACTACATGGACAAGGCCGACGGCATCTCCAGCACACTCAGACTCTTCCTCTACTTTCTGTTCAGCTTTGTCGTCGCCATTTTCTGCTACAAGTTCATCCCCGAACTCAAGGGCGACCTGACTATTCCGTTCTGCCCCATCGACGTGTTCCAGATCCACCTTCCCAACTGGATTTTTGTCGGATTCATGACATTCGTCATCGCCGCCTCCGCGAACGGAACGAACTTCACGGACGGCCTCGACAGCCTCGTCTCGGTGCCCATCCTCACCAGTATGGTGTTTGTCGGGCTTGTCGCCTACGTGAGCGGAAACTTTATCTTCAGCCAGTACCTGAGCGTGCCGTACCTGCCCGGTTGCGACGAACTGTTCCCGCTCGCCACGTCCATCGCGGGCGCACTGCTGGCGTACCTGTGGTTCAACAGCCCACCCGCCGAAATCTACATGGGTGACGCGGGCTCCGTCGGATTCGGCGCCACCATCGGCATCATGTTCATCCTGGTGCAGGCAGGGCTATTCCTCCCCATCGTGTGCATCATCATCATCGCCGAAGCCTGCTCCGTATTGTTGCAGATAAGCTGGTTCAAATTCACCAAGAAGACGACAGGCACCGGCAAGCGCATATTCCTGTGCGCACCGCTCCACCACCATTACCAAAAGAAATGGGATGGCAAGTTCCCGAGCAAGCCGCTGATGAATTCCAAGATCGTTTGGCGCATGCACCTGGTGAGCATCTTCGCGCTCATCTTCAGCATGGTCGTGTTCTTCGGAATTAGGTAAATAGACTCGAGGCCCGAGCCTCACAGCTCACTGCTCATTGCTCATAGCTATTTAGTCCTTGATGCAGCGAACGCTATAAGCATCTCTTGGTACAAGAGTTGGTCTCACGTGCGTATAGTAATCTCCAACATCAAAGCTAATAACATACGCACCATTAGAAGAATTATCTTTTTGAGTATAAGGCGTTGAACTCAAAAAGACAGCATGAAAGGTAAAGCGACAAAAGCATTTTTTTTCATAGATAACTCCACCCATACCGACCATTATAAATACAACCAACTTTTTTAACATATTAATTTTTCAACGGTTTCGCAAATACATAAAAAAAGCGGCCCGCCTACGCGAACCACTTTTTCAATATCTTGCGCCAAAGGCGCCATTATTTAGCTCAGAGCATTCCGAAGGAATGCGGCCTCACAGCTCAAAGGCCGAAGGCCGACCTCACAGCTACAAGTAATTTTGCTCTGCAAAATTACTTGTACAGCGGGTGCTTCTTGCAGAGAGCCACGATTTCTTCGCGGATCTTGGCGAGAGCGGCATCGTCGTCCTTAGCCTTCACGCAGCGGTCGATGATGCGAGCCACTTCGCGGGAGTCTTCTTCGTCGAAGCCACGAGTCGTGATAGCGGCAGTACCGAGACGGACACCGGACGGATCCATCGGCTTGCGCGGATCGAACGGAATCGTAGAGCGGCTGCAGGAGATGCCGACCTTTTCCATGGCCACTTCGGCTTCCTTACCGGAAACACCCTTAGAGGTCATGTCCACCACGATGAGGTGGTTGTCGGTGCCATCGCTGATGACCTTGTAGCCGAGCTTCTGCATTTCAGCGCACATGGCCTGAGCGTTCTTGATAACGTTCTTTGCATAGACCTGGAATTCCGGCTGGAGAGCTTCGAGGAATGCAACAGCCTTACCGGCGTTGATGTGGTCATGCGGACCACCCTGCATGCCCGGGAACACGCCCTTGTCGATTTCCTTGGCCAAAGAAACTTCCTTGAGTTCGCCCTTCACCATCTTCTGGATGGTGCGGTCCTTGCACATGATGATAGCGGAACGCGGGCCACGGAGAGTCTTGTGGGTCGTGGTCGTCACGATGTCGAAGTACGGCACCGGAGAATCGATAGCCTTACCGGCAATGAGGCCAGCGACGTGAGAAATGTCAGCCATAGTGAGGGCGCCGACTTCGTCAGCGATTTCCTTGAAGCGCTTCCAGTCGAGGTTACGGCTGTAGGCGGAGAAACCGGCGAGGATCATCTTCGGCTTTTCGCGGAGGGCGATTTCGCGGACCTTGTCCATGTCGATGCGGCCAGTTTCCTTATCGACTTCGTACTGCACGAAGTTGTAGAGCATACCGGAGAAGTTCACCGGATGGCCGTGAGAAAGGTGTCCACCGTGGTCGAGCTTGAGGCCGAGGACCTTGTCGCCCGGTTTGAGGACGGCGAAGTACACGGCAGCGTTGGCCGGAGAACCGGAAAGCGGCTGGATGTTCACGTGGTCGCAACCAAAGAGCTTCTTGCAACGTTCGATGGCGAGAGCTTCCATCTTGTCGATCACTTCGTTACCACCATAGTAGCGCTTGCCAACGTAGCCTTCACTATACTTGTTGGTCAGCACGGAGCCCATGGCTTCCATGACGGCCTTTGAGGTGTAGTTTTCAGAAGCGATGAGCTCGATGCCGTATTCCTGGCGTTCGGCTTCTTCCTGAATGATGTTGTAGATTTCCGGATCGGTCTGTTGCAGTGTAGATTTGAGCATTTAGCTACTCCTTTATTTGTACGGCGCAAATATAGCATTTTCTATCTTTATTCACATGCCCGAATTTAACGACGAAGACATTTTCAACAGAACGAGGCTCCTAGTGGGGTCCGAGAGGCTCCAGAAGTTCCATGACACGCGAGTCATCTTGTTTGGCGTGGGCGGCGTGGGCAGTTGGTGCGCCGAAAGTCTGATCCGTTCAGGTATCGGGCACCTGACCATCGTGGATTCGGACACGGTGAATGTCACTAACATCAATCGCCAGCTCATGGCCACCACACAGACGGTCGGACTGCCCAAGGTAGAAGTACTCCGCGAAAGGTTGCTCGCCATCAACCCCCGTGCAGAAATCACCGCAATCCAAGATATTTACCAGGAATCGAACAACGACAACTTCAAGCTCGGCGAATACGACGTGATTATCGACGCCATCGACAGCCTCGAAAGCAAGATGCAGCTGTTGGTGCATGCCACCAGGACCC of the uncultured Fibrobacter sp. genome contains:
- a CDS encoding HAD family hydrolase, with translation MKLLFTDLDGTLLTDDKRILDADMAAIEGMLSRGHKLVLCTGRPLTSAKQLAQKYGFDKPGFFLVSFNGGLIYDYATENAILTRYIPVDEVKFIMDAAHRYGMHAHTYSGDFVVSEYETEQLKTYCRLMKMDYVVVKDIREYYGEFINVVVKPPIKVNIITPFDHSSLVDFRAEMRKTTAGKLFDVFSKPEMLEFSHMQSNKGDAVRFMAEYYKVPLEDTIAVGDEENDCPMIEAAGVGVAVANASPVAKAAADYVTANDNNHSAIAEVIEKFVGE
- a CDS encoding DUF3990 domain-containing protein; the protein is MVAELVDGTVLYHGSYCAVHEPDLAKCAKYKDFGQGFYLTTDIEQARSFAKISLRHALDGGKVSVDQKSGVVSSFIFNRNGEIREKIFPVADTSWLHCVVGHRRKSSFEDIVQECQRYDIIGGKIANDATNLTIAAYMLGAYGTVGSKEADDLCISLLIPERLKNQYCFRTNESLLCLGFQKEECVWL
- a CDS encoding DUF3791 domain-containing protein; its protein translation is MGKETQITFMQARLVRLATQEWCLTMQAVNALFQKYGVYTYIEKFWDLFHIEGDFAVLDDVRQYLETKGAVIGR
- a CDS encoding LysE family translocator translates to MFEFFIAALVVAIAPGPDNLFVLAQSATHGTRAGICVICGLCTGIAVQTTLLIVGVSALIAASPVAFFVLQCCGAAYLLYLAYKSFQVRAGVVKLDERRETRDEREVGLDERREGGESSGLSFRKLYLRGIIMNLTNPKAVLFALSFIPPAVRMDSALSPSLQMAILGVEFVVATFIVFGSIALLAGTVKNFLLNSPKANRNLNWFSGCVFVLLAIALFVM
- a CDS encoding phospho-N-acetylmuramoyl-pentapeptide-transferase, translated to MLCRWLYHVTSLELFDGRLFRAGSAAMLSIILVLFFMPKYIRLLQRIDATSDFDKDGKTKSPPIMGGLLLVVVVEIVSLLVCNMNGYTISTLVILLLFSTVGAIDDIAKVRAKRLINQGRIKAADYMDKADGISSTLRLFLYFLFSFVVAIFCYKFIPELKGDLTIPFCPIDVFQIHLPNWIFVGFMTFVIAASANGTNFTDGLDSLVSVPILTSMVFVGLVAYVSGNFIFSQYLSVPYLPGCDELFPLATSIAGALLAYLWFNSPPAEIYMGDAGSVGFGATIGIMFILVQAGLFLPIVCIIIIAEACSVLLQISWFKFTKKTTGTGKRIFLCAPLHHHYQKKWDGKFPSKPLMNSKIVWRMHLVSIFALIFSMVVFFGIR
- the glyA gene encoding serine hydroxymethyltransferase, whose amino-acid sequence is MLKSTLQQTDPEIYNIIQEEAERQEYGIELIASENYTSKAVMEAMGSVLTNKYSEGYVGKRYYGGNEVIDKMEALAIERCKKLFGCDHVNIQPLSGSPANAAVYFAVLKPGDKVLGLKLDHGGHLSHGHPVNFSGMLYNFVQYEVDKETGRIDMDKVREIALREKPKMILAGFSAYSRNLDWKRFKEIADEVGALTMADISHVAGLIAGKAIDSPVPYFDIVTTTTHKTLRGPRSAIIMCKDRTIQKMVKGELKEVSLAKEIDKGVFPGMQGGPHDHINAGKAVAFLEALQPEFQVYAKNVIKNAQAMCAEMQKLGYKVISDGTDNHLIVVDMTSKGVSGKEAEVAMEKVGISCSRSTIPFDPRKPMDPSGVRLGTAAITTRGFDEEDSREVARIIDRCVKAKDDDAALAKIREEIVALCKKHPLYK
- a CDS encoding tRNA threonylcarbamoyladenosine dehydratase → MPEFNDEDIFNRTRLLVGSERLQKFHDTRVILFGVGGVGSWCAESLIRSGIGHLTIVDSDTVNVTNINRQLMATTQTVGLPKVEVLRERLLAINPRAEITAIQDIYQESNNDNFKLGEYDVIIDAIDSLESKMQLLVHATRTRAKVYSSMGAALKMDPTRIKVAEFWKVEGCPLARALRDKFKKKKLRTQKKVKCVYSDELLKNLGAEELANNTDGAAVGASPAEFRKVVTNGTMAHATAIFGFTLAGLVMQDLYNA